A window of Burkholderia ubonensis contains these coding sequences:
- a CDS encoding LysR family transcriptional regulator: MKLSFEVMEALDAIDRTGTFAEAAVLLHRVPSALTYLVQKTESELGVTLFDRSGRRAQLTDAGRLLVDDGRRLLRAGRELEDRVRGVHAGWEAELRLCVDEILPLASLWPHVRAFYALQMTTRLRFSTEVLGGVWDALVSGRADIAIGAAGEPPHAPNLAARPIGVLRHVFVVAPQHPLAALDAPLDSGVISGHRGVVISDTSRDLEPKSVAVHDGQPVIVVPTLAAKLELLCEGLAVGMLPAPVAEEPIRQGKLVERRLTGVREHTNCYLGWREDKAGRALSWWLEQLDEADLVAALFGARSAAA, from the coding sequence GTGAAGTTGTCGTTTGAGGTCATGGAGGCGCTCGATGCCATCGACCGCACGGGCACGTTCGCGGAAGCGGCCGTGCTGCTCCACCGCGTGCCGTCCGCCTTGACTTATCTGGTGCAGAAGACCGAGAGCGAGCTTGGCGTCACGCTGTTCGATCGCAGCGGGCGGCGCGCGCAGCTGACCGACGCGGGCCGTCTGCTGGTCGACGACGGCCGCCGCCTGCTGCGCGCCGGGCGCGAGCTGGAGGACCGCGTCCGCGGCGTCCATGCGGGATGGGAGGCGGAGCTGCGCCTGTGCGTCGACGAAATCCTGCCGCTTGCGTCGTTGTGGCCCCACGTGCGCGCGTTCTACGCGCTGCAGATGACGACGCGGCTGCGTTTCTCGACCGAAGTGCTCGGCGGCGTGTGGGACGCGCTCGTGTCCGGGCGTGCCGATATCGCAATCGGCGCGGCCGGGGAGCCGCCGCACGCGCCGAACCTCGCCGCAAGACCGATCGGCGTGTTGCGCCACGTGTTCGTCGTCGCGCCGCAGCATCCGCTCGCCGCGCTCGACGCACCGCTCGACAGCGGCGTCATTTCGGGCCATCGCGGCGTGGTGATCAGCGACACGTCGCGCGACCTCGAACCGAAGTCGGTGGCCGTCCACGACGGGCAGCCGGTCATCGTCGTGCCGACGCTGGCCGCCAAGCTCGAGCTGCTGTGCGAAGGCCTCGCGGTCGGCATGCTGCCGGCGCCCGTCGCCGAGGAGCCGATTCGTCAGGGCAAGCTCGTCGAGCGGCGGCTGACGGGCGTGCGCGAGCATACGAACTGCTATCTCGGCTGGCGGGAGGACAAGGCCGGGCGCGCATTGAGCTGGTGGCTCGAGCAACTCGACGAGGCCGACCTGGTCGCGGCGCTGTTCGGCGCGCGCAGCGCGGCCGCGTGA
- the acnB gene encoding bifunctional aconitate hydratase 2/2-methylisocitrate dehydratase — MLENFRAHVAARAALGIPPLPLTAQQTAELVELLANPPAGVEQTLLDLITHRVPAGVDEAARVKAGFLAAVAKGETACPLISRARATELLGTMLGGYNIQPLIELLSDAEVGAVAADALKKTLLMFDQFHDVKELADKGNAHAKAVLQSWADAEWFTSRPEVPQSLTITVFKVTGETNTDDLSPAPDATTRPDIPMHALAMLKNARPGITPEEDGKRGPVKFIESLKEKGHLVAYVGDVVGTGSSRKSATNSVLWFTGEDIPFVPNKRFGGVCLGGKIAPIFYNTMEDAGALPIELDVSQMEMGDVVELRPYEGKALKDGKVIAEFQVKSDVLFDEVRAGGRIPLIIGRGLTAKAREALGLAPSTLFRLPHQPADSGKGFSLAQKMVGRACGLPEGQGIRPGTYCEPKMTSVGSQDTTGPMTRDELKDLACLGFSADLVMQSFCHTAAYPKPVDVKTHQTLPNFISTRGGIALRPGDGVIHSWLNRMLLPDTVGTGGDSHTRFPIGISFPAGSGLVAFAAATGTMPLDMPESVLVRFKGKMQPGVTLRDLVNAIPLYAIKQGLLTVAKQGKKNIFSGRILEIEGLPDLKVEQAFELSDASAERSAAGCTVHLNKEPIIEYLNSNVTLLKWMIAQGYQDPRSLQRRITAMEQWLADPQLLSPDADAEYAAVIEIDLADIHEPIVACPNDPDDVKTLSDVAGAKIDEVFIGSCMTNIGHFRAASKLLEGKRDIPVKLWVAPPTKMDQKQLTEEGHYGVFGTAGARTEMPGCSLCMGNQAQVREGATVMSTSTRNFPNRLGKNTNVYLGSAELAAICSRLGKIPTKDEYMADIGVINANGDKIYKYMNFDQIEDFKEVADTVQI, encoded by the coding sequence ATGCTTGAAAACTTTCGTGCTCACGTGGCCGCCCGCGCCGCGCTCGGTATTCCTCCCCTGCCGCTGACGGCCCAGCAGACCGCCGAACTGGTGGAGCTGCTGGCGAATCCGCCCGCAGGCGTTGAGCAGACCCTGCTCGACCTGATCACCCACCGCGTGCCGGCCGGCGTCGATGAAGCTGCCCGCGTGAAGGCCGGCTTCCTGGCTGCCGTGGCCAAGGGCGAGACCGCCTGCCCGCTGATCTCGCGCGCTCGCGCCACCGAGCTGCTCGGCACGATGCTGGGCGGCTACAACATCCAGCCGCTGATCGAGCTGCTGTCCGATGCCGAAGTGGGCGCCGTAGCCGCCGACGCGCTGAAGAAAACCCTGCTGATGTTCGACCAGTTCCACGACGTGAAGGAACTGGCCGACAAGGGCAACGCGCACGCGAAGGCCGTGCTGCAAAGCTGGGCCGACGCCGAATGGTTCACGAGCCGTCCGGAAGTGCCGCAAAGCCTGACGATCACCGTCTTCAAGGTGACGGGCGAAACCAACACCGACGACCTGTCGCCGGCGCCGGACGCCACCACCCGCCCGGACATCCCGATGCACGCGCTGGCGATGCTGAAGAATGCACGTCCCGGCATCACCCCGGAAGAGGACGGCAAGCGCGGCCCGGTCAAGTTCATCGAGTCGCTGAAGGAAAAGGGCCACCTGGTCGCGTACGTGGGCGACGTGGTCGGCACCGGCTCCTCGCGCAAGTCGGCCACCAACTCGGTGCTGTGGTTCACCGGCGAAGACATCCCGTTCGTGCCGAACAAGCGCTTCGGCGGCGTGTGCCTGGGCGGCAAGATCGCCCCGATCTTCTACAACACGATGGAAGACGCCGGCGCGCTGCCGATCGAGCTCGACGTGTCGCAGATGGAAATGGGCGACGTGGTCGAACTGCGCCCGTACGAAGGCAAGGCGCTGAAGGACGGCAAGGTCATCGCCGAATTCCAGGTGAAGTCCGACGTGCTGTTCGACGAAGTGCGCGCCGGCGGCCGCATTCCGCTGATCATCGGCCGCGGGCTGACCGCGAAGGCGCGTGAAGCGCTGGGCCTGGCTCCGTCGACGCTGTTCCGCCTGCCGCATCAGCCGGCCGACAGCGGCAAGGGCTTCTCGCTGGCGCAGAAGATGGTCGGCCGCGCGTGTGGTCTGCCGGAAGGCCAGGGCATCCGCCCGGGCACGTACTGCGAACCGAAGATGACTTCGGTCGGCTCGCAGGACACCACGGGCCCGATGACCCGCGACGAACTGAAGGACCTCGCGTGCCTCGGCTTCTCGGCCGACCTCGTGATGCAGTCGTTCTGCCACACCGCCGCTTATCCGAAGCCGGTGGACGTGAAGACGCACCAGACGCTGCCGAACTTCATCAGCACCCGTGGCGGCATCGCGCTGCGTCCGGGCGACGGCGTGATCCACTCGTGGCTGAACCGCATGCTGCTGCCCGACACCGTCGGCACCGGCGGCGACTCGCACACGCGCTTCCCGATCGGCATCAGCTTCCCGGCGGGTTCGGGCCTGGTCGCGTTCGCGGCCGCCACCGGCACGATGCCGCTGGACATGCCGGAATCGGTGCTGGTCCGCTTCAAGGGCAAGATGCAGCCGGGCGTGACCCTGCGCGACCTCGTCAACGCGATTCCGCTGTACGCGATCAAGCAAGGCCTGCTGACGGTCGCGAAGCAGGGCAAGAAGAACATCTTCTCGGGCCGCATTCTCGAAATCGAAGGCCTGCCGGACCTGAAGGTCGAGCAGGCGTTCGAGTTGTCGGATGCGTCCGCCGAGCGCTCGGCCGCCGGTTGCACGGTCCACCTGAACAAGGAACCGATCATCGAATACCTCAACAGCAACGTCACGCTGCTGAAGTGGATGATCGCGCAGGGCTACCAGGACCCGCGCAGCCTGCAGCGCCGCATCACGGCGATGGAGCAGTGGCTGGCCGACCCGCAACTGCTGTCGCCGGATGCCGACGCCGAATACGCGGCCGTCATCGAGATCGACCTGGCCGACATCCACGAGCCGATCGTGGCCTGCCCGAACGATCCGGACGACGTGAAGACGCTGTCCGACGTGGCCGGCGCCAAGATCGACGAAGTGTTCATCGGTTCGTGCATGACCAACATCGGCCACTTCCGTGCCGCGTCGAAGCTGCTGGAAGGCAAGCGCGACATCCCGGTCAAGCTGTGGGTCGCGCCGCCGACCAAGATGGACCAGAAGCAGCTGACCGAGGAAGGCCACTACGGCGTGTTCGGCACGGCCGGTGCGCGCACCGAAATGCCGGGCTGCTCGCTGTGCATGGGCAACCAGGCACAGGTGCGCGAAGGCGCGACGGTCATGTCGACGTCGACCCGCAACTTCCCGAACCGTCTCGGCAAGAACACGAACGTGTACCTCGGCTCGGCGGAACTGGCGGCGATCTGCTCGCGCCTGGGCAAGATCCCGACCAAGGACGAGTACATGGCCGACATCGGCGTGATCAACGCCAACGGCGACAAGATCTACAAGTACATGAACTTCGACCAGATCGAAGACTTCAAGGAAGTGGCCGACACCGTGCAGATCTAA
- a CDS encoding chemotaxis protein CheW, whose translation MNAVLEDPHTKGTRGQAAVRDTQEFVTFRLGAEEYGIDIQRVQEIRSYETPTHIANAPAFVKGVINLRDVIVPIVDLRLKFALESAEYNDATVVIVLNVARRTVGIVVDAVSDVLALAPADRRPAPEFGVMGDAGFITDLGSVSDEDGDRMLILLDIERLIETVDVGRLA comes from the coding sequence ATGAACGCAGTACTTGAAGATCCGCACACGAAGGGCACGCGCGGACAGGCCGCCGTGCGAGACACGCAGGAGTTCGTGACGTTCCGGCTGGGTGCCGAGGAATACGGCATCGACATCCAGCGAGTGCAGGAGATCCGCTCCTACGAAACCCCGACGCACATCGCCAACGCACCGGCGTTCGTCAAGGGCGTGATCAACCTGCGCGACGTGATCGTGCCCATCGTCGATCTGCGGCTGAAGTTCGCGCTGGAATCCGCCGAGTACAACGACGCGACGGTCGTCATCGTCCTGAACGTCGCGCGACGGACGGTGGGCATCGTCGTGGACGCGGTGAGCGACGTTCTGGCGCTGGCGCCGGCCGATCGCCGGCCTGCGCCCGAATTCGGGGTGATGGGCGACGCCGGGTTCATCACCGATCTCGGCTCGGTCTCGGACGAGGACGGTGACCGGATGTTGATCCTGCTCGACATTGAACGGCTCATCGAGACTGTCGACGTCGGCCGGCTCGCCTGA
- a CDS encoding methyl-accepting chemotaxis protein encodes MSSKRMTVRTKLTATFSLLAALVLVVSGLALNALNEANNRFSGFVSGINGRAQMAASVRTAVDDRAMAVRNLVLVTAPADVEIEKNAVSDAERRVEANLTKFKAMVASAPDMSERERSLAAEIPRIESLYRPVALEIDRLAVSNQRDAAIAEIDTKCRPLLSTLIKASNDYAAFANERAAEMVRQSEDQFSNQRMLLIGICLAAVAMAMMAGVLITRGLLRALGAEPAALGEVTQRVAAGDLSVVVGAKDAPAGSVLAAMGAMQASLVRLIGQVRTSADNIATGSSQIASGNQDLSSRTEQQASSLQETASSMEELTSTVKQNAENAQQASALAANASEVAQKGSTVVGQVVETMTDISQSSTKVADITGIIEGIAFQTNILALNAAVEAARAGEQGRGFAVVASEVRSLAQRSSSAAKEIKDLINASVQKIQDGSALAGEAGKTMAEVTQAVARVTDIMGEIAAASGEQSRGIEQVNQAITQMDEVTQQNAALVEEAAAASTSLEDQGRQLSEAVAFFRVEGTRASQPVPAAPKPARRPAPRAAAGKATAPVARPSEPAVAAAGATEDWHTF; translated from the coding sequence ATGAGTTCCAAACGAATGACTGTCCGTACGAAGCTCACGGCGACCTTCAGCCTGCTGGCGGCGCTGGTGCTGGTGGTATCGGGTCTCGCGCTGAACGCGTTGAACGAGGCGAACAATCGTTTTTCCGGATTCGTCAGTGGAATCAACGGTCGCGCCCAGATGGCTGCGTCCGTCCGTACCGCCGTCGACGATCGCGCGATGGCCGTACGCAACCTCGTCCTGGTCACCGCGCCTGCGGACGTCGAGATCGAAAAAAATGCCGTCAGCGACGCCGAGCGGAGAGTCGAAGCCAACCTGACGAAATTCAAGGCGATGGTGGCCAGCGCGCCCGACATGAGCGAGCGGGAGCGCAGCCTGGCGGCTGAAATTCCACGCATCGAATCGCTTTATCGCCCGGTGGCGCTGGAGATCGACAGGCTTGCCGTGAGCAATCAGCGCGACGCGGCCATCGCCGAAATCGACACCAAATGCCGGCCGCTGCTTTCTACCCTGATCAAGGCCTCCAACGACTATGCGGCCTTTGCCAATGAACGTGCGGCCGAGATGGTCAGGCAGTCCGAGGATCAATTCTCGAACCAGCGCATGCTTTTGATCGGTATCTGTCTGGCGGCGGTCGCGATGGCGATGATGGCCGGCGTCCTGATTACGCGGGGCCTGCTGCGTGCGCTCGGCGCCGAGCCGGCCGCGCTGGGCGAAGTGACGCAGCGAGTGGCCGCCGGCGATCTCAGTGTGGTGGTGGGGGCGAAGGACGCGCCTGCGGGGAGCGTGCTTGCCGCAATGGGGGCGATGCAGGCCAGCCTCGTGAGGCTGATCGGGCAGGTGCGGACCTCGGCAGACAATATCGCCACCGGGTCGAGCCAGATTGCTTCGGGCAACCAGGATCTGTCGTCGCGCACCGAGCAGCAGGCGTCGTCGCTGCAGGAGACTGCGTCGAGCATGGAGGAACTCACGTCCACGGTGAAGCAGAACGCGGAGAATGCGCAGCAGGCGAGCGCGCTGGCTGCCAACGCATCGGAAGTTGCACAGAAAGGCAGCACCGTGGTCGGACAGGTCGTGGAAACGATGACCGACATTAGCCAGAGCTCGACGAAAGTCGCGGATATCACCGGGATCATCGAAGGCATTGCGTTCCAGACCAACATCCTGGCGCTCAACGCCGCGGTGGAAGCGGCGCGCGCCGGTGAGCAGGGCCGTGGCTTCGCGGTGGTCGCGAGCGAAGTCAGAAGTCTCGCCCAGCGCTCGTCGAGCGCGGCAAAGGAGATCAAGGACCTGATCAATGCCTCGGTCCAGAAGATTCAGGACGGTTCGGCGCTCGCCGGTGAAGCCGGCAAAACGATGGCCGAAGTCACGCAGGCGGTGGCTCGTGTGACCGACATCATGGGCGAGATCGCAGCGGCTTCGGGCGAGCAGAGCCGGGGGATCGAACAGGTCAACCAGGCGATCACGCAGATGGACGAGGTCACGCAGCAGAACGCGGCGCTGGTGGAAGAAGCGGCGGCGGCTTCGACTTCGCTGGAAGATCAGGGCCGTCAGCTGAGCGAAGCGGTGGCCTTCTTCCGCGTCGAGGGCACACGCGCGAGCCAGCCGGTTCCGGCTGCGCCGAAGCCGGCACGGCGTCCGGCTCCCCGCGCCGCGGCAGGCAAGGCCACGGCGCCCGTGGCGCGACCGTCCGAGCCGGCAGTCGCTGCCGCTGGCGCGACTGAAGACTGGCACACGTTCTGA